A section of the Agrococcus sp. SGAir0287 genome encodes:
- a CDS encoding GNAT family N-acetyltransferase encodes MHAAPRVEPLSIADAEAWARFVAIERARTYAGLVQDGFEAAQLARMPELVDEIHDELATGIGRYAVAWQEGAVVGAASTTASPMPWEAILDVGDAPAARALDTLYVAPEHHGTGLADRLLALVLDDEPTVLWLISGNERARRFYERRGFALWGEETTTGPTWNHVPMRRMLRTGPSAARG; translated from the coding sequence ATGCATGCAGCACCCCGCGTCGAGCCCCTGTCGATCGCCGACGCCGAGGCGTGGGCGCGGTTCGTCGCCATCGAGCGCGCCCGCACCTACGCGGGACTCGTGCAGGACGGCTTCGAGGCGGCGCAGCTCGCGCGGATGCCCGAGCTCGTCGACGAGATCCACGACGAGCTCGCGACGGGCATCGGCCGCTACGCCGTCGCCTGGCAGGAGGGCGCGGTCGTCGGCGCCGCGTCGACGACGGCGAGCCCCATGCCCTGGGAGGCGATCCTCGACGTCGGGGACGCTCCGGCCGCTCGCGCGCTCGACACCCTGTACGTCGCTCCGGAGCACCACGGCACGGGGCTCGCGGATCGGCTCCTCGCGCTCGTGCTCGACGACGAGCCGACCGTCCTGTGGCTCATCAGCGGCAACGAGCGCGCCCGCAGGTTCTACGAGCGACGCGGGTTCGCGCTGTGGGGCGAGGAGACGACGACCGGTCCGACGTGGAACCACGTGCCGATGCGACGCATGCTGCGGACCGGGCCGTCCGCGGCCCGCGGCTAG
- a CDS encoding glycoside hydrolase domain-containing protein: MVRTADVDPFLGTAPTDLPAPSGLAATWWWPKPQIGNTHPGATAPLGMVSACAYSGAYPTGYGRFDLATEGIPPAIRADHVASGFTHFQQSGTGAIRKYYNYFRVTPLTEPLDGLGRQFELVDEQASPGRYAARLDNGVLAELTAGPKSVVHRYTFPRHKDARIVIDCSIGGLQIPFGETVPLRARLELVAPGVAQGEIVVEGAPLAVHVEVRSPRWRQLLWYDRRLMPGGSRLDFDSIRPTTLRPFGMMWAGPTEQGDQIEVAIGFSLRGPEQARANLHADCGVAPDGRFDDRLAATEALWADALGRIEIDAGTSARERIFGTALYHSLVKPAFAEDESPFWPRDGDFVFDLCTMWDIYRTQLPLLTALAPDRAVALANSLLVTAEEEGNFPIGYRMARGADRFARQGSALAHTFIADLAQLGVEGVDWELAIVHMLADLRRGYGEDLLRGGIAHPVTHHLDLAFGYHCTARVARLRGDRRLANELDEVAARWVDAYDPQTGLVLDSTYYEGGRWNYSFRLMHDMAARIAIAGGDDAFVGLLDRFFGFGAEPVRQPGVAPGAEELLAGYALGRFEGLNNEPDMDAPWAYHYAGRPDRTAEVVHAALEHQFGTGPGGLPGNDDSGGISSWYVWATLGLLPVAGQNVTLLSTPSVREAHLRLPGGDLHLETTGFVEPTRDSPAQHVQSVHLDGVEVRGSSITTRTLHRGGHLRVALGPEPNGWGTTHRPPSRPDTA, translated from the coding sequence ATGGTGCGCACCGCCGACGTCGACCCGTTCCTCGGGACCGCGCCGACGGACCTGCCCGCGCCGTCGGGCCTCGCCGCCACGTGGTGGTGGCCGAAGCCGCAGATCGGCAACACGCATCCGGGCGCGACCGCCCCGCTCGGAATGGTCTCGGCGTGCGCGTACTCGGGTGCGTATCCCACCGGCTACGGCCGCTTCGACCTCGCGACCGAGGGCATTCCGCCCGCGATCCGCGCCGACCACGTCGCGAGCGGCTTCACGCACTTCCAGCAGTCGGGCACGGGCGCGATCCGCAAGTACTACAACTACTTCCGCGTCACGCCCCTCACCGAGCCGCTCGACGGACTCGGGCGGCAGTTCGAGCTCGTCGACGAGCAGGCCTCCCCCGGCAGGTACGCCGCACGGCTCGACAACGGCGTGCTCGCCGAGCTCACCGCCGGTCCGAAGTCGGTGGTGCACCGCTACACGTTCCCGCGCCACAAGGATGCGCGCATCGTCATCGACTGCTCGATCGGCGGCCTGCAGATCCCCTTCGGCGAGACCGTGCCGCTGCGAGCCAGGCTCGAGCTCGTCGCACCCGGCGTCGCCCAGGGCGAGATCGTCGTCGAGGGTGCGCCGCTCGCCGTGCACGTCGAGGTGCGCAGCCCGAGGTGGCGGCAGCTGCTCTGGTACGACCGTCGCCTCATGCCGGGCGGCTCGCGGCTCGACTTCGATTCCATCCGCCCCACGACGCTGCGGCCCTTCGGCATGATGTGGGCCGGCCCGACCGAGCAGGGCGACCAGATCGAGGTCGCGATCGGCTTCTCGCTGCGCGGCCCCGAGCAGGCGCGGGCGAACCTCCACGCCGACTGCGGCGTCGCCCCCGACGGGCGCTTCGACGACCGCCTCGCGGCCACCGAGGCGCTGTGGGCGGATGCGCTCGGCCGCATCGAGATCGACGCGGGCACGAGCGCACGGGAGCGGATCTTCGGCACGGCGCTCTACCACTCGCTCGTGAAGCCGGCCTTCGCCGAGGACGAGAGCCCGTTCTGGCCGCGCGACGGCGACTTCGTGTTCGACCTGTGCACCATGTGGGACATCTACCGCACGCAGCTGCCGCTGCTCACGGCGCTCGCACCCGATCGTGCCGTCGCGCTGGCGAACTCGCTGCTCGTCACCGCCGAGGAGGAGGGCAACTTCCCGATCGGCTACCGCATGGCGCGCGGTGCCGACCGGTTCGCGCGGCAGGGATCCGCGCTGGCGCACACCTTCATCGCCGACCTCGCACAGCTCGGGGTGGAGGGCGTCGACTGGGAGCTGGCGATCGTGCACATGCTCGCCGACCTGCGCCGCGGGTACGGCGAGGACCTGCTGCGCGGCGGCATCGCGCATCCCGTCACGCACCACCTCGACCTCGCGTTCGGCTACCACTGCACCGCCCGCGTCGCGCGGCTGCGGGGCGACCGGAGGCTCGCGAACGAGCTCGACGAGGTCGCCGCCCGCTGGGTCGACGCGTACGACCCGCAGACGGGTCTCGTGCTCGACTCGACCTACTACGAGGGCGGCAGGTGGAACTACTCGTTCCGCCTCATGCACGACATGGCCGCGCGCATCGCGATCGCCGGCGGCGACGACGCGTTCGTCGGGCTCCTCGATCGGTTCTTCGGGTTCGGGGCCGAGCCCGTGCGGCAGCCGGGCGTCGCGCCCGGCGCGGAGGAGCTGCTCGCCGGCTACGCGCTCGGCAGGTTCGAGGGCCTCAACAACGAGCCCGACATGGACGCGCCGTGGGCGTACCACTACGCCGGGCGACCCGACCGCACCGCCGAGGTCGTGCACGCGGCGCTCGAGCATCAGTTCGGCACGGGCCCCGGCGGCCTGCCCGGCAACGACGACTCGGGCGGCATCTCCTCCTGGTACGTCTGGGCGACGCTCGGGCTGCTGCCCGTGGCGGGTCAGAACGTCACGCTGCTGTCGACGCCGTCCGTGCGCGAGGCGCACCTGCGGCTGCCGGGCGGCGACCTGCATCTGGAGACGACGGGATTCGTCGAGCCGACGCGGGACTCCCCCGCGCAGCACGTGCAGTCGGTGCACCTCGACGGCGTCGAGGTGCGCGGCTCGTCCATCACCACCCGCACCCTCCACCGCGGCGGCCATCTGCGCGTCGCGCTCGGGCCCGAGCCGAACGGCTGGGGCACGACCCACCGGCCGCCGTCGAGACCCGACACCGCGTGA
- a CDS encoding flavodoxin family protein — MTTRFGGLRALYINGTLTPSPAPSHTDTLIDASAHVLREQGVEVDVVRLVDHHVAPGVQPDMTEHGAERDDWPQIWQRVLAADILVLAGPIWLGDNSSQTRLAIERLYAHSGETNERGQAVFYGKVGGALVAGNEDGLKHCTGVILHALQHLGLTIPPNAEAGWIGEAGPGPSYGDELDDGSRAGFDNDFTKRNITFMAWNLMHMAAMLRDAGGIPAEGNLPEEWEQGSRWGFQNPEYR, encoded by the coding sequence ATGACGACTCGATTCGGGGGCCTCCGCGCCCTCTACATCAACGGCACCCTCACGCCGTCGCCCGCTCCCAGCCACACCGACACGCTCATCGACGCGAGCGCGCACGTGCTGCGCGAGCAGGGCGTGGAGGTCGACGTCGTGCGCCTCGTCGACCATCACGTCGCGCCGGGCGTGCAGCCCGACATGACCGAGCACGGTGCCGAGCGCGACGACTGGCCGCAGATCTGGCAGCGGGTGCTCGCCGCCGACATCCTCGTTCTCGCCGGGCCCATCTGGCTCGGCGACAACTCCAGCCAGACGCGCCTCGCGATCGAGCGGCTCTACGCGCACTCGGGCGAGACGAACGAGCGGGGTCAGGCCGTGTTCTACGGCAAGGTCGGCGGCGCGCTCGTCGCCGGCAACGAGGACGGCCTCAAGCACTGCACCGGCGTCATCCTGCACGCGCTCCAGCACCTCGGCCTCACGATCCCGCCGAACGCCGAGGCGGGCTGGATCGGTGAGGCGGGCCCCGGCCCGTCGTACGGCGACGAGCTCGACGACGGCTCCCGCGCGGGCTTCGACAACGACTTCACCAAGAGGAACATCACCTTCATGGCCTGGAACCTCATGCACATGGCGGCGATGCTGCGCGACGCGGGCGGCATCCCCGCGGAGGGCAACCTGCCCGAGGAGTGGGAGCAGGGCTCCCGCTGGGGCTTCCAGAACCCCGAGTACCGCTAG
- the rdgB gene encoding RdgB/HAM1 family non-canonical purine NTP pyrophosphatase yields the protein MSGTVGRVVVATHNAHKVAELQRILAEDLPDVMLEAYEGPEAVEDGVTFAENALIKAREAFEETGVPAIADDSGIAVDALEGAPGIFSARYAGTRDDRDNLELLLRNMEGRTDRGAAFVCAAAYVDGERELVEMGVWRGSVLEAPAGSGGFGYDPIFQPDDAPVSAAELTAEQKDALSHRRRAFRALAAALQAAEPTRG from the coding sequence ATGAGCGGCACCGTCGGTCGCGTCGTCGTCGCGACGCACAACGCGCACAAGGTCGCCGAGCTGCAGCGCATCCTCGCCGAGGACCTGCCGGACGTGATGCTCGAGGCGTACGAGGGCCCCGAGGCCGTCGAGGACGGCGTCACGTTCGCCGAGAACGCCCTCATCAAGGCGCGCGAGGCGTTCGAGGAGACGGGCGTGCCCGCGATCGCCGACGACTCGGGCATCGCCGTCGACGCGCTCGAGGGCGCGCCAGGCATCTTCTCGGCGCGCTACGCCGGCACGCGCGACGACCGCGACAACCTCGAGCTGCTGCTGCGGAACATGGAGGGGCGCACGGATCGCGGCGCCGCCTTCGTGTGCGCGGCCGCCTACGTCGACGGCGAGCGCGAGCTCGTCGAGATGGGCGTCTGGCGCGGCTCCGTGCTCGAGGCGCCCGCGGGATCGGGCGGCTTCGGGTACGACCCGATCTTCCAGCCCGACGACGCGCCCGTGTCGGCCGCCGAGCTGACGGCGGAGCAGAAGGATGCGCTCAGCCACCGCCGCCGCGCCTTCCGTGCGCTCGCTGCGGCGCTGCAGGCAGCCGAGCCGACGCGGGGATAG
- a CDS encoding SDR family NAD(P)-dependent oxidoreductase: MRHTALVTGASSGIGLAIARELARVGVDVVLVARDESRLRQVAASLDTGTEVLAADLLTHDGLEAVAERVALRERPVDILVSNAGFGLAAPFHASSIDDERRLHELLSFVPLRLAHAALPGMRERRRGWILTVASFAAFIPYGSYSASKAHAVNLSRSLRSRYAHDGIRATALCPGFVHTEFHERMGIEEDGPAWMWASADDIARRGVRGLRRNQPVVHSNLAFAAIGKGLQLVPDRWQGALINAYRD, from the coding sequence ATGCGTCACACCGCCTTGGTCACGGGAGCGTCGTCGGGCATCGGGCTCGCGATCGCTCGAGAGCTCGCCCGCGTCGGCGTCGACGTCGTGCTCGTCGCGCGCGACGAGTCGCGGCTGCGGCAGGTCGCCGCATCCCTCGACACCGGCACGGAGGTGCTCGCCGCCGACCTGCTCACGCACGACGGGCTCGAGGCGGTCGCCGAGCGCGTCGCGCTGCGCGAGCGGCCGGTCGACATCCTCGTGTCGAACGCGGGATTCGGGCTCGCAGCACCCTTCCACGCGTCCTCGATCGACGACGAGCGACGGCTGCACGAGCTGCTGTCGTTCGTGCCGCTGCGCCTCGCGCACGCTGCGCTGCCGGGCATGCGCGAGCGCCGCCGCGGCTGGATCCTCACGGTCGCGTCGTTCGCGGCGTTCATCCCGTACGGCTCGTACTCGGCGTCGAAGGCGCACGCCGTGAACCTCTCGCGGTCGCTGCGCTCGCGCTACGCGCACGACGGCATCCGCGCGACGGCGCTGTGCCCGGGCTTCGTGCACACCGAGTTCCACGAGCGCATGGGCATCGAGGAGGACGGCCCGGCGTGGATGTGGGCGAGCGCCGACGACATCGCGCGCCGCGGCGTGCGCGGCCTGCGCCGCAACCAGCCGGTCGTGCACTCCAACCTCGCGTTCGCGGCCATCGGGAAGGGCCTGCAGCTCGTGCCCGATCGCTGGCAGGGCGCGCTCATCAACGCGTACCGCGACTGA
- the murI gene encoding glutamate racemase, translated as MQQRPIGVFDSGLGGLTVARAIIDQLPGESITYIGDTANGPYGPRSQDDVRRLALAALDTLVEQGVKMLVIACNTASAAMFDVAHERYEQGMGIPVVEVIQPAVRAAMRATRTGSIGVIGTVGTIRSHAYQRAFASAGLHQVEAEACPPFVDFVEAGVTTGDEVLAAARLHLDPMRAAGIDTLVLGCTHYPLLAGAIGYVMGPDVRLISSAEETASDVYRRLSDSGLLAPPSSRPTYAFEATTEAQAPFLRLARRFLGPEVTHVEFTQTGVIELPERI; from the coding sequence GTGCAGCAGCGCCCGATCGGAGTCTTCGACAGCGGGCTCGGCGGACTCACCGTCGCTCGCGCGATCATCGACCAGCTGCCCGGCGAGTCGATCACGTACATCGGCGACACCGCCAACGGTCCCTACGGCCCGCGGTCGCAGGACGACGTGCGCAGGCTCGCGCTCGCAGCCCTCGACACGCTCGTCGAGCAGGGCGTGAAGATGCTCGTCATCGCCTGCAACACCGCCTCGGCCGCGATGTTCGACGTCGCGCACGAGCGCTACGAGCAGGGCATGGGCATCCCCGTCGTCGAGGTCATCCAGCCCGCGGTGCGGGCGGCGATGCGTGCGACGCGCACGGGGTCGATCGGCGTCATCGGCACGGTCGGCACCATCCGCTCGCACGCCTACCAGCGCGCGTTCGCGAGCGCCGGCCTCCACCAGGTCGAGGCCGAGGCCTGTCCGCCGTTCGTCGACTTCGTGGAGGCGGGCGTCACGACGGGCGACGAGGTGCTCGCCGCCGCGCGACTCCACCTCGACCCCATGCGCGCGGCCGGCATCGACACGCTCGTGCTCGGCTGCACGCACTACCCGCTGCTCGCCGGCGCGATCGGCTACGTCATGGGACCGGACGTGCGCCTGATCTCGAGCGCCGAGGAGACCGCATCCGACGTGTACCGCCGGCTGTCCGACTCGGGGCTGCTCGCCCCGCCGTCGAGCCGGCCGACCTACGCCTTCGAGGCCACGACCGAGGCGCAGGCGCCGTTCCTGCGCCTCGCGCGTCGCTTCCTCGGCCCCGAGGTCACGCACGTCGAGTTCACGCAGACGGGGGTCATCGAGCTCCCGGAGAGGATCTGA
- a CDS encoding glycosyltransferase, with translation MSHQTHRRLVIVVRADPVICGHSVEARNLAEAALQRGFDDVRIVTWPIDLLEAAGLPLKPLDTISPYSPGITVERPAPIGDYKIVDGRFTSGVVGRLVELFTDGVPTVCMSLYLSPHTLCVAEAVRIAQSTGLPVRLATIAEAVGSDVTNVVRAAVAEDRFGAAAQVLASYLSQDVPVAVSEYTRDVIIEEAVAVDERHGTDFAEQCRRRISISYPAIDTASWLALDPAETERVLARHGLTKGRYVLSLSRLMPAKGIDDLIAGFSTSEAAAGLDLAIVGRGPSEADLRAVAAASPAASRIHFLTDVSDAEKPHIMSASAAYVLATKPTEQFVETFGITLVESMLAGGGPVITTDCGGTLEAVGDTAIIVEAGSSAAIATALDEALSYSPAELAAHVVKARAYAMRFDRLAVFDHLFERVLQPA, from the coding sequence ATGTCGCATCAGACCCATCGCCGGCTCGTCATCGTCGTGCGCGCCGATCCCGTGATCTGCGGCCACTCCGTCGAGGCCCGCAACCTCGCGGAGGCGGCGCTGCAGCGCGGCTTCGACGACGTGCGGATCGTGACGTGGCCCATCGACCTGCTCGAGGCGGCGGGGCTGCCGCTCAAGCCGCTCGACACGATCTCGCCCTACTCGCCCGGCATCACCGTCGAGCGTCCCGCGCCCATCGGCGACTACAAGATCGTCGACGGCCGCTTCACGTCGGGCGTCGTCGGCCGCCTCGTCGAGCTCTTCACCGACGGGGTGCCGACCGTGTGCATGTCGCTGTACCTGTCGCCGCACACGCTCTGCGTCGCGGAGGCCGTGCGGATCGCGCAGTCGACGGGCCTGCCGGTGCGGCTCGCGACGATCGCCGAGGCCGTCGGCAGCGACGTGACGAACGTCGTGCGCGCGGCCGTGGCCGAGGACCGCTTCGGCGCGGCTGCGCAGGTGCTCGCGTCGTACCTCTCGCAGGACGTCCCCGTGGCGGTCTCGGAGTACACGCGCGACGTCATCATCGAGGAGGCCGTCGCCGTCGACGAGCGGCACGGCACCGACTTCGCGGAGCAGTGCCGCAGGCGCATCTCGATCTCGTACCCGGCGATCGACACGGCCTCCTGGCTCGCGCTCGACCCGGCCGAGACCGAGCGGGTGCTCGCGCGGCACGGCCTCACGAAGGGCCGGTACGTGCTCTCGCTGTCGCGGCTCATGCCCGCGAAGGGCATCGACGACCTCATCGCGGGCTTCTCGACCTCGGAGGCCGCCGCGGGGCTCGACCTCGCGATCGTCGGCCGAGGGCCATCGGAGGCCGACCTGCGGGCGGTCGCGGCCGCGTCGCCCGCGGCGTCGCGCATCCACTTCCTCACCGACGTCTCGGATGCCGAGAAGCCGCACATCATGTCCGCGTCGGCCGCGTACGTGCTCGCGACGAAGCCGACGGAGCAGTTCGTCGAGACGTTCGGGATCACGCTCGTCGAGTCGATGCTCGCAGGCGGTGGCCCCGTGATCACGACCGACTGCGGCGGCACGCTCGAGGCCGTCGGCGACACGGCGATCATCGTGGAGGCGGGATCCTCGGCGGCGATCGCGACGGCGCTCGACGAGGCGCTGTCGTACTCGCCGGCCGAGCTCGCTGCGCACGTCGTGAAGGCGCGGGCGTACGCGATGCGATTCGACCGCCTCGCGGTGTTCGACCACCTCTTCGAGCGGGTGCTGCAGCCGGCGTAG
- a CDS encoding DedA family protein, whose protein sequence is MHHLPASALFDVEGLITGAGAWALVLVCTIVFVETGLLVGFLLPGDTLLIITGVLSYSGVIDQPVWVCMLAIWICAVAGDQLGYLIGYKAGPPIFQRRSSGLFSHKTIERTNGFFVKYGPWAVIVARFIGIVRTFMPVAAGVGRMPYRRFLRYDILGGLLWGGGLTLLGWGVAHIPGVADLVTQYIDLVILGVLAVALCFIVIHAIHARREVNEERRRGTDSGPVATLDLSDQVAPDAVRRARDERGDQPA, encoded by the coding sequence GTGCATCACCTGCCAGCCAGCGCGCTGTTCGACGTCGAGGGACTCATCACGGGCGCGGGCGCCTGGGCGCTCGTGCTCGTCTGCACCATCGTCTTCGTCGAGACCGGCCTGCTCGTGGGCTTCCTGCTGCCCGGCGACACGCTGCTCATCATCACGGGCGTGCTGTCGTACTCGGGGGTGATCGACCAGCCGGTCTGGGTGTGCATGCTCGCGATCTGGATCTGCGCCGTCGCCGGCGACCAGCTCGGCTACCTCATCGGCTACAAGGCGGGGCCACCGATCTTCCAACGCAGGTCGTCCGGGCTGTTCTCGCACAAGACGATCGAGCGCACGAACGGCTTCTTCGTGAAGTACGGCCCGTGGGCCGTCATCGTGGCCCGGTTCATCGGCATCGTGCGCACGTTCATGCCCGTCGCGGCGGGCGTGGGGCGCATGCCGTACCGCCGCTTCCTGCGCTACGACATCCTCGGCGGCCTGCTGTGGGGCGGCGGGCTGACGCTGCTCGGCTGGGGCGTCGCCCACATCCCGGGCGTCGCGGACCTCGTGACGCAGTACATCGACCTCGTCATCCTCGGCGTCCTCGCCGTCGCGCTCTGCTTCATCGTGATCCACGCGATCCACGCCCGGCGCGAGGTGAACGAGGAGCGCCGGCGCGGCACCGACTCGGGCCCCGTGGCGACGCTCGACCTGTCGGACCAGGTCGCGCCCGATGCCGTGCGGCGGGCGCGAGACGAGCGCGGCGACCAGCCCGCCTGA
- a CDS encoding metal-dependent transcriptional regulator yields the protein MQTTAVEDYVKAIYAYTEWQPEPVTPSRLATNLGLAASTVTEMVKKLSQQGLVDHRPYGTIALTDEGRALALRQVRRHRIIETWLVQEHGYAWDEVHDEAEVLEHGMSDRLVESIAHALGDPERDPHGDPIPAADGTTRQPRATLLADAHEGYVGAVVRISDADPELLRFLADQGLDLDERVRYVGRGRFTGGLTIEVDGAEHTIGDDVAASIWLSAPCQEPEHHHEG from the coding sequence ATGCAGACCACGGCCGTCGAGGACTACGTGAAGGCGATCTACGCCTACACGGAGTGGCAGCCCGAGCCCGTGACGCCCTCGCGCCTCGCGACCAACCTCGGGCTCGCGGCATCGACGGTCACGGAGATGGTGAAGAAGCTCAGCCAGCAGGGGCTCGTCGACCATCGTCCGTACGGGACGATCGCGCTCACCGACGAGGGGCGGGCGCTCGCGCTGCGGCAGGTGCGCAGGCACCGCATCATCGAGACGTGGCTCGTGCAGGAGCACGGATACGCGTGGGACGAGGTGCACGACGAGGCCGAGGTGCTCGAGCACGGCATGAGCGATCGCCTCGTCGAGTCGATCGCCCACGCGCTCGGCGATCCGGAGCGCGATCCGCACGGCGACCCGATCCCCGCCGCCGACGGCACGACGCGCCAGCCGCGCGCGACGCTGCTCGCGGACGCGCACGAGGGCTACGTCGGCGCGGTCGTGCGCATCTCGGATGCGGATCCCGAGCTGCTGCGCTTCCTCGCCGACCAGGGCCTCGACCTCGACGAGCGCGTGCGCTACGTCGGTCGTGGCCGATTCACGGGCGGGCTGACGATCGAGGTCGACGGCGCGGAGCACACGATCGGCGACGACGTCGCCGCGTCGATCTGGCTCTCGGCGCCGTGCCAGGAGCCCGAGCACCACCACGAGGGCTGA
- a CDS encoding HNH endonuclease signature motif containing protein: MAQEIDGTAPGPDPAALAAIEANALSQLAALRSGRQALEAYELRLLASLGHLALERAGGGSSERSAMELRSIAAEIGVQARVSDRTVERQIGDAMHLVDTWPLVLDAFADGRISRGHVRAITEAGSVLSSSDVTAEQRAAYEERMVALAETTTPARVAKAARKAADAQLAEPLVDRHRAARDDRRVTIEAADDGMAWIGAYVPAILAHGIDRRLRAGARAKPKDDPRTIDQWRADAFCELLLTGTGTGTGTGTPTIERTGGSGGLEHGGAGVEHAGLLSTIRPVVQVTIPVTTLTGRDDAPGTLDGAQPIDAETARILAGVATTWERLLTDPIRGTVLEVDTYQPTAAQRRLLIARDQHCRFPGCASHARTADLDHTIAWDHGGTTALGNLAHLCRRHHTLKHATAWTVTQPEPGVLDWRSPLGEDYVDRPPPNGPRFVEVHEPPLDSAVDPPDSELPF, encoded by the coding sequence ATGGCGCAGGAGATCGACGGCACGGCACCGGGTCCTGACCCTGCCGCGCTGGCCGCGATCGAGGCGAACGCGCTCTCGCAGCTCGCCGCGCTCCGCTCGGGCAGGCAGGCGCTCGAAGCGTACGAGCTGCGGCTCCTCGCGTCCCTCGGGCATCTCGCGCTCGAGCGTGCCGGGGGTGGGTCGAGCGAGCGGTCGGCGATGGAGCTGCGATCCATCGCCGCCGAGATCGGCGTCCAGGCGCGCGTGTCGGATCGCACGGTCGAGCGGCAGATCGGCGATGCGATGCACCTGGTCGACACGTGGCCGCTCGTGCTCGACGCGTTCGCCGACGGACGCATCAGCCGCGGCCATGTGCGCGCGATCACGGAGGCAGGCTCGGTCCTCTCGTCTTCCGACGTGACCGCGGAGCAGCGCGCCGCCTACGAGGAGCGGATGGTCGCCCTCGCCGAGACGACCACGCCCGCCCGCGTCGCGAAGGCTGCCCGGAAGGCTGCGGATGCGCAACTGGCCGAGCCGCTCGTCGACCGCCACCGCGCCGCCCGCGACGACCGACGGGTGACGATCGAGGCGGCCGACGATGGGATGGCGTGGATCGGCGCGTACGTGCCCGCGATCCTCGCGCACGGCATCGACCGTCGCCTCCGCGCCGGCGCCCGCGCCAAGCCGAAGGACGACCCGCGCACCATCGACCAATGGCGCGCCGACGCATTCTGCGAGCTGCTCCTCACCGGCACCGGCACCGGCACCGGCACCGGCACGCCCACGATCGAGCGCACAGGCGGCAGCGGAGGACTCGAGCACGGCGGCGCCGGGGTCGAGCATGCTGGGCTGCTCTCCACGATCCGCCCGGTCGTGCAGGTCACGATCCCCGTCACGACCCTCACCGGACGCGACGACGCACCCGGCACCCTCGACGGCGCCCAGCCCATCGACGCGGAGACCGCCCGCATCCTCGCCGGCGTCGCCACGACCTGGGAGCGACTGCTCACCGACCCCATCCGCGGCACCGTGCTCGAGGTCGACACCTACCAGCCCACCGCCGCCCAACGTCGGCTCCTCATCGCCCGCGACCAGCACTGCCGATTCCCCGGCTGCGCATCCCACGCACGCACCGCCGACCTCGACCACACCATCGCCTGGGACCACGGCGGCACCACGGCGCTCGGCAACCTCGCCCACCTCTGCCGACGCCACCACACCCTCAAGCACGCCACCGCCTGGACCGTCACGCAACCCGAACCCGGCGTGCTCGACTGGCGCTCACCGCTGGGTGAGGACTACGTCGACCGACCACCACCCAACGGGCCGAGATTCGTCGAGGTGCACGAGCCCCCACTCGATTCGGCGGTCGACCCACCCGACTCCGAGCTGCCCTTCTGA
- the rph gene encoding ribonuclease PH, translating to MARKDGRTADALRPVTIERGWSSQAEGSALIAVGGTKVLCTASVQPTVPRWMAGKGKGWVTAEYAMLPRSTNERMDRESVKGRVGGRTHEISRLVGRSLRAVVDMKALGELSIVVDCDVLQADGGTRCASITGAYIALADAIAWAKAERRIPASANPLVDSVSAISVGIVGGEPMLDLAYVEDSKAETDMNVVVTGRGLFVEVQGTAEAAPFDRTELGALLDLATAGCAELAEIQREVLA from the coding sequence ATGGCACGCAAGGACGGCAGGACGGCGGATGCGCTGCGCCCCGTGACGATCGAGCGCGGCTGGTCGTCGCAGGCGGAGGGGTCGGCCCTCATCGCCGTCGGCGGCACGAAGGTGCTGTGCACCGCATCCGTGCAGCCGACCGTGCCGCGCTGGATGGCGGGCAAGGGCAAGGGCTGGGTGACCGCCGAGTACGCGATGCTGCCGCGCTCGACGAACGAGCGCATGGATCGCGAGTCGGTGAAGGGCCGCGTCGGCGGTCGCACGCACGAGATCTCGCGCCTCGTCGGCCGCTCGCTGCGCGCCGTCGTCGACATGAAGGCGCTCGGCGAGCTGTCGATCGTCGTCGACTGCGACGTCCTGCAGGCGGACGGCGGCACGCGCTGCGCATCCATCACCGGCGCCTACATCGCCCTCGCCGACGCGATCGCGTGGGCGAAGGCGGAGCGCCGCATCCCCGCGTCCGCGAACCCGCTCGTCGACTCCGTGTCGGCCATCTCCGTCGGCATCGTCGGCGGCGAGCCGATGCTGGACCTCGCGTACGTCGAGGACTCGAAGGCGGAGACGGACATGAACGTCGTCGTCACGGGGCGCGGCCTGTTCGTCGAGGTGCAGGGCACCGCCGAGGCGGCGCCGTTCGACCGCACGGAGCTCGGTGCGCTGCTCGACCTCGCCACCGCCGGCTGCGCCGAGCTCGCCGAGATCCAGCGGGAGGTGCTGGCATGA